The following are encoded in a window of Brettanomyces bruxellensis chromosome 9, complete sequence genomic DNA:
- a CDS encoding uncharacterized protein (BUSCO:EOG0926369X) — protein MDSNNLRFKDVTSALLVMLNSHMALNSGNKVSLYIANSFYHGAKLVFPSFDDDDNDDSQSPNSKEKVDDNSSLEEEKVNEIVKKKRSRQRKVNASRILETTGIYRQFRIIDETIVDSLDKIIKNEPSNLKSLVGKGETHIKGTLSGALSQALSYINRFQNSDEHSGMKARIVCISVSGDNTLPYVSIMNSIFAAQKQKVSVDVCKLGPNSTFLQQASDSTNGVYIYIKHPLGLIQYLSTALFIDPMLRPMVVLPTNTNIDFRASCFITNKVVDIGYVCSVCLCILSVIPEDEICPTCHSKLDHDLIVMLKRKPRVLPLLKKAKRKRNSSTPDINPVKKFREN, from the coding sequence atggaTAGCAATAACTTGCGGTTTAAAGATGTCACGAGTGCCTTACTTGTGATGTTAAATTCTCACATGGCTCTGAACAGCGGTAATAAAGTCTCGTTGTACATCGCAAATAGTTTTTATCATGGTGCAAAGTTAGTCTTTCCatcatttgatgatgatgataatgatgattctCAAAGTCCTAATAGTAAAGAGAAAGTTGATGATAATTCATCTttagaagaagagaaggtTAATGAGAtagtaaagaaaaagcgaTCAAGgcaaagaaaagtgaatGCTAGCCGAATCTTAGAAACCACTGGAATTTATAGGCAATTTCGAATTATAGATGAGACTATTGTTGACTCTTTAGATAAGattattaaaaatgaaCCTTCAAATCTCAAGTCACTAGTCGGGAAAGGTGAAACGCATATTAAAGGAACTTTATCCGGAGCACTTTCACAAGCTTTAAGTTATATTAACAGGTTTCAAAATTCAGATGAACATTCTGGTATGAAAGCGCGGATAGTGTGCATTAGCGTAAGTGGAGACAACACATTACCTTATGTGTCTATAATGAACTCAATTTTTGCAGCACAAAAGCAGAAGGTGTCCGTTGATGTTTGTAAGTTAGGTCCaaattcaacttttctCCAGCAAGCATCGGATTCTACAAATGgggtatatatatatattaagCATCCGCTTGGTTTAATTCAGTATTTATCCACCGCATTGTTTATTGATCCGATGCTAAGGCCAATGGTTGTTCTCCCcacaaatacaaatattgaTTTTAGAGCATCTTGCTTTATAACCAACAAAGTCGTGGATATTGGTTACGTCTGCTCTGTTTGCTTATGCATTTTAAGTGTAATACCTGAGGACGAAATTTGTCCCACATGTCACTCAAAGCTAGATCATGACCTAATTGTTATGCTTAAGAGAAAGCCTAGAGTATTACCCTTACTCAAAAaggcaaaaagaaaaagaaactcTTCTACTCCGGATATAAACCCGGTTAAAAAATTCAGGGagaattaa
- the TIF11 gene encoding Translation initiation factor 1A (BUSCO:EOG092652Y6) encodes MPYNGKGKGKGGKNRRRGKHQNYSQKRELVLKEEDQEYAQITKMLGNGRVEATCFDGKKRIAHIRGKLRKKVWMQQGDIILVALRDFQDNQCDVVHKYNSDEARTLVSMGELPENSKINQTGTFDIDEDEDANFEFRSESADENEEELDIDDI; translated from the coding sequence ATGCCATATAACGGAAAGGGAAAAGgtaaaggaggaaaaaatagaagaagaggaaagcaCCAGAACTACTCTCAAAAGAGAGAATTGGTGCTAAAGGAAGAGGACCAAGAATATGCACAGATCACAAAAATGCTCGGTAATGGACGAGTCGAGGCCACATGCtttgatggaaagaagagaattgCTCATATTCGTGGAAAACTCAGAAAGAAAGTTTGGATGCAGCAAGGTGATATTATTTTAGTTGCCTTGAGGGACTTCCAAGATAACCAATGCGATGTTGTGCATAAATACAATTCAGATGAAGCTAGAACGCTAGTCTCCATGGGAGAATTGCCAGAAAACTCCAAGATCAACCAAACCGGAACATTTGATatagatgaggatgaagacgCAAACTTCGAGTTCAGATCAGAGAGTGCGGATGAGAACGAAGAAGAGTTAGATATTGACGATATCTGA
- a CDS encoding uncharacterized protein (BUSCO:EOG0926448Q) gives MEKLLQWSLAQQGNNKEAKERVGRPDPKALAQLLGMVQGKDDPTLMKENGAVLKNEKSTSNEKLMALKSMEALIENLDNANNLKNMKLWPSILEQLNNEDKEIQALACSCIGSAVQNNPRSRNDFLEESGRSGAFKKILKLAGDSTDEYSRSKALYALSNITRHSERAYEQFEDLNGWQLIPHLLADEKASDKLKFRALSLLSSLISEEVETANFNTKEGQEKINRLKDDKIVDSILNILDKDRGINCLDKAIFILSTLINHGFEFTDIQKNGLSSKIEGLDSMKDRLNEDDFKNLRTVVGK, from the coding sequence ATGGAAAAACTTTTACAATGGTCCCTTGCTCAGCAgggaaataataaagaggCCAAAGAAAGGGTCGGAAGGCCAGATCCAAAGGCATTGGCACAACTTTTAGGAATGGTACAAGGTAAAGATGATCCCACATTGATGAAGGAGAATGGTGCAGTTCttaagaatgaaaaatctACATCAAATGAAAAGTTAATGGCACTCAAAAGTATGGAAGCGCTAATAGAAAATTTAGATAACGCCAACAACCTTAAGAATATGAAACTTTGGCCATCTATTTTGGAACAACTCAACAATGAAGACAAAGAAATACAGGCTTTGGCCTGCTCATGTATTGGATCGGCAGTTCAGAATAATCCTAGATCCCGAAATGATTTTTTGGAAGAGTCGGGGAGAAGCGGCGCTTTTAAGAAGATTCTTAAATTAGCCGGTGATTCAACAGACGAGTATTCGCGTTCCAAAGCATTATATGCATTGTCCAACATAACAAGGCACAGTGAACGGGCTTATGAACAGTTCGAAGACTTGAATGGTTGGCAGTTAATACCTCATCTATTAGCAGACGAAAAAGCAAGTGATAAGCTAAAATTCCGTGCATTGTCTTTGTTGTCATCTCTTATATCGGAGGAGGTCGAAACAGCGAACTTCAATACTAAAGAGGGCCAGGAGAAAATCAACAGATTGAAGGACGATAAGATCGTTGATTCTatattgaatatattgGACAAGGATAGAGGAATCAATTGCCTTGATAAGgctatttttattttgtcaACTCTCATAAATCATGGCTTCGAGTTTACTGACATTCAGAAGAATGGgctttcttcaaaaatcgAAGGACTTGACTCTATGAAAGATCGTTTAAACGAAgatgatttcaaaaatttaaggACAGTAGTTGGGaaataa
- a CDS encoding uncharacterized protein (BUSCO:EOG092608ZS) gives MIFTEASAHFVRLCANKPIHFIVSTLIVSSVFYLTIFDHYISKVNNASYNSLTFYHAPGNTNSSQWNIVANDTEFNFLNEPSSDSPVSHYIVTPLIFRAHSKNVPLPANTTSLLSGSDRHERFFISNISSVAVPPETFENVDGDIFKLRPSNRLGRYYEYFKSMASIIKNAAAGAEPLDLIMVALAYAAMLFSVIQLFYEMRRAGSKFWLAFGSLLSSVIAFLFAIIICTEIFGIDLPLASMSEGIPFLVAAVGFRHKIAYTVPIMNAIRKNPRSNIADTMSKVVLTTTASPLIKEEVLAAIIAGTVAIFSSNLTGLYNFCILIAVLMITDLFITFTFYSAIISLKAQINTVHRQIELREALEEEGVSTDVATSVAVANTDGNQKQLFEHNGSIWVFKIVLILGFLCLHLFALGTSWLYDDLSDFSASTSLFSYSSSEYLTHSLADKVPIGNNGTLITVMPAKIYRRITLVTNLEDLLFDFISRISLAIRDPYVSKFLFMVAGVSSAINVYLLNVARNHLFIEAQSSMSSKKVEQSENVSSTKSENSRPLSVEKKATKNEKSTKPHTFSHSKSRKVVSDSVDSSTNSADNVKDHEIVEDSSEDESVRPLDELVEIMKAGKVSEELNDAEVCELATRGKMPLYALEKHLGDTTRAVVVRRKAIAKLANAPVLTSGRVPWKDYNYDRVFGACCENVIGYIPLPLGIAGPLIIDGVPYHIPMATAEGCLVASTMRGCKALNAGGGVETELTSDGMTRGPCVRFPSLSRAGTAKRWLDSEEGQKSVKEAFNSTSRFARLQHARTALAGTLLFIRFKTTTGDAMGMNMISKGVEYALKYMQEKCGFDDMDVVSLSGNYCTDKKPAAINWIEGRGKSVVAAATVPADVVKKVLKSDVDALVKLNIDKNLVGSAMAGSIGGNNAQAANLVTAVYLATGQDPAQNVESSSCITLMEKLPNGDLSISVSMPSIEVGTIGGGTILEAQAAMLELLGVRGPNQKHPGANARQLAKIVASAVLAAELSLCSALAAGHLVRAHMQHNRNSNLKSGAVKKIAPTPATADGVVKKDDVKRLKQGSKICIKS, from the coding sequence ATGATTTTCACTGAGGCTTCAGCGCATTTTGTTCGACTCTGTGCGAACAAGCCAATTCATTTCATTGTGAGTACTCTTATAGTTTCCTCTGTGTTCTATCTTACTATTTTTGATCATTACATTTCAAAAGTGAATAATGCCAGTTATAATTCGCTTACATTCTATCATGCTCCTGGTAACACAAATTCCTCTCAATGGAATATTGTCGCCAATGATACTGAgttcaacttcttgaatGAGCCATCAAGTGACTCTCCTGTTTCGCATTATATTGTGACTCCCCTCATTTTCAGAGCACATTCAAAGAATGTCCCATTACCGGCAAACACTACATCACTTCTCTCAGGCTCTGATAGGCACGAAAGATTTTTCATTTCGAATATTTCTTCCGTTGCCGTTCCACCCGAAACCTTTGAAAATGTCGACGGCGATATTTTTAAGTTGAGACCAAGCAATAGACTTGGACGCTattatgaatatttcaagaGTATGGCTTctataataaaaaatgctGCTGCGGGTGCGGAACCTTTAGACCTTATTATGGTGGCTCTTGCATATGCTGCAATGTTGTTTTCAGTCATACAACTTTTCTATGAGATGCGTCGTGCTGGATCGAAGTTTTGGCTTGCCTTTGGATCCTTACTTTCAAGTGTGATAGCCTTCTTGTTTGCTATCATTATTTGTACAGAAATTTTTGGTATTGACCTCCCATTGGCATCGATGTCTGAAGGTATTCCATTTCTTGTGGCTGCCGTTGGCTTCCGTCACAAAATAGCATACACTGTTCCAATCATGAATGCAATTCGCAAAAATCCTAGAAGTAACATTGCCGATACGATGTCAAAAGTTGTCCTGACTACAACTGCTTCCCCATTAATCAAAGAGGAGGTTCTTGCTGCAATAATTGCAGGTACTGTTgcaatattttcttcaaaccTCACGGGTTTGTATAATTTTTGCATACTTATTGCTGTCTTAATGATAACAGATCTATTTATTACTTTCACATTTTATTCTGCGATCATTTCACTGAAAGCTCAAATTAATACCGTGCACCGTCAAATTGAACTGAGGGAGGctcttgaagaagaaggtgtTAGCACAGATGTTGCAACTTCTGTTGCTGTTGCCAACACAGATGGCAACCAAAAACAGCTTTTTGAGCATAATGGAAGCATTTGGGTATTCAAAATTGTTTTGATCTTGGGATTTTTGTGCTTACATTTGTTTGCGTTGGGTACTTCATGGCTTTATGATGATTTGAGTGACTTTAGTGCTTCCACGAGTTTATTCAGCTATAGTTCATCTGAGTATCTGACACACTCATTGGCTGACAAAGTTCCTATCGGAAACAATGGAACTTTAATCACAGTGATGCCAGCTAAAATTTACAGAAGAATTACTTTAGTGACAAATTTGGAAGATCTTCTCTTCGATTTCATTAGTAGAATAAGTTTAGCTATTAGAGATCCATATGTCTCCAAATTCTTATTCATGGTTGCCGGAGTTTCCAGTGCAATTAATGTGTATTTGCTAAATGTTGCAAGAAATCACTTGTTCATTGAAGCGCAATCTAGTATGTCATCAAAGAAGGTTGAACAATCAGAGAATGTTTCTTCGACTAAGTCTGAGAACTCCAGGCCATTAAGCGttgagaagaaagcaacaaagaatgaaaaGTCTACTAAACCGCATACATTTTCTCACTCAAAGAGTAGAAAAGTGGTCTCTGATTCGGTTGATTCTTCTACAAACTCTGCAGATAATGTTAAGGACCATGAAATTGTTGAGGATAGCTCAGAGGATGAGTCTGTCAGACCTTTGGATGAGCTTGTTGAAATTATGAAGGCTGGTAAGGTCAGTGAGGAGCTGAATGATGCCGAGGTTTGCGAACTTGCCACGCGTGGAAAGATGCCTCTGTATGCGTTGGAAAAGCATCTTGGTGACACTACACGTGCTGTTGTGGTTCGTAGAAAGGCAATTGCTAAACTGGCAAATGCTCCTGTGTTAACGAGTGGTCGTGTTCCTTGGAAAGATTACAACTATGATCGTGTCTTTGGTGCTTGTTGTGAAAATGTTATTGGTTATATACCACTTCCGCTTGGAATTGCTGGGCCTTTGATTATTGATGGCGTTCCTTATCATATTCCTATGGCTACCGCTGAAGGATGTCTTGTTGCTTCTACCATGCGTGGATGTAAAGCACTTAATGCTGGTGGGGGTGTTGAAACTGAATTGACATCCGATGGTATGACAAGAGGTCCTTGTGTTCGATTCCCCTCCCTTTCTAGAGCAGGTACCGCAAAAAGATGGTTAGATTCAGAAGAAGGTCAGAAGTCTGTTAAAGAGGCATTTAACTCGACTTCCCGTTTTGCCAGACTTCAGCATGCACGTACTGCACTAGCTGgaactcttcttttcattagATTTAAGACGACTACTGGTGATGCCATGGGAATGAATATGATCTCTAAAGGTGTGGAATATGCGCTCAAGTATATGCAAGAAAAATGCGGATTCGATGACATGGATGTTGTTTCTTTGTCAGGTAATTATTGTACGGATAAGAAGCCAGCTGCAATCAACTGGAtagaaggaagaggaaaaagtGTTGTTGCCGCTGCAACGGTTCCCGCTGATGTTGTCAAAAAGGTTCTGAAGTCAGATGTTGATGCTTTAGTTAAGCTGAATATTGATAAGAATCTTGTTGGTTCAGCGATGGCTGGGTCAATTGGTGGAAACAATGCACAGGCTGCCAACTTGGTCACTGCTGTTTATTTGGCAACGGGTCAAGATCCCGCTCAGAACGTTGAGAGTAGTAGTTGTATTACCTTGATGGAAAAGCTTCCTAATGGAGATTTAAGCATTTCTGTTTCAATGCCTTCTATCGAAGTTGGTACAATCGGTGGTGGTACCATATTGGAAGCGCAAGCTGCGATGTTGGAGCTTTTAGGAGTTCGTGGACCAAATCAAAAACATCCAGGAGCCAACGCTAGACAATTGGCAAAGATTGTTGCATCTGCTGTTCTTGCCGCTGAGCTTTCTTTGTGCTCTGCTTTGGCTGCAGGTCATTTGGTTCGTGCTCATATGCAACATAACAGAAATAGCAACTTGAAAAGTGGGGCCGTCAAGAAAATTGCCCCTACACCAGCAACAGCTGATGGTGTAGTGAAAAAGGATGATGTTAAAAGATTGAAACAAGGATCAAAGATATGCATTAAGTCATGA
- a CDS encoding uncharacterized protein (BUSCO:EOG09260OZU) — protein MTVNSLAFLDSQPTVLSKDNLKDLKTYLIKNTNYLDEETGKINILDRVFPVLILCLKKNSREGDKAGYGTISYDTFSIWLSRATHLVKTNGLEHPEIREELDSMITTEIADELYDRVINLWSDSGAPLSNALNEMFTKLISFIRVMKEPSLRNSIFEKWILKTLEIPYSRRVFYFLIELLYKEVDSPMFILVHEPLFVRSSLSFIWSNSLSTNIGKSVSMVLRRAYKEFENEDKWIQLWKDDVLYALLSRELQPGIETYLLPHLFRISKSATRQFLKYVSELCPISTLLGCLTVAQNTSIIVEPFDGDNAIISIDQVKDLLMQDNKYFKVTAFKLLVTSPKPSSPIKPYIYDIIQCCTDSFFCEMDIETRNKIISLLKFFISRIRDSTHKLDRDCKKMINSQQDKFRVEIEQKRIAINLAEKFLNRLLNDTLFNLRPGSSHQRKAFAFMVLLLLIRSGLDSRLEPLHHDKFKIVEYPFHIQIYSSDLLRTMIDNITDDYGDNRIDSVRILSMSPISINQKLLSLATERAFVYLQNMKGKTVDSGARYFAFLFKYYQSHEEYDKCILILQTLEGMLVNGIDDAKNNLAEACFKSNIHGFFLTFGLLFEIIDFERFGKYEYVNRLIDSLVQNAIASWKVTREVLQHDSPEGNLPEEIENNYSSKLEAQYGKGTQVISSYAWRTLKESSVLLDSLINNAPLKSDLILLIGPLLREQLATIRHRGAFSAVYPTYVSCCLKCRKIPELRFLGRKWLDKDLELVTEKSDFITRRSAGIPYLITGNLTANPELIGKTFKTLEEVAHIVADPAQTMENVNLPQVNAFNCMKAIFIDKALSNVSMDYINDCMQLSLVSFESPIWAIRNCAMMLFTALDNRMFSSRKVHNNFTSGYPAKMFFAKFSSIKETFLMNLKEAADSNVDNLKQIERTFPILTIMGRLEPSPDNNGMDAFKPLILKWLHSKQWKVREMAARSLPALFASDKDLAEELHHQLDMLADMLNKGNINGAHGSLLAAIELLKRICANTITHTRNGLPSSAKDANSLVMGAKMEALDKLDIVLSSKSHAIALEYFKLLDIFPDIIEFDSEVKRISRWLEVELVADHKLEGLRNLAVSKVSMILLKTSIQGYQSKEGHCSFQSIIHRCMKSDMYEVHLEIIDFCCHNEDKLKDAEISSLISEIWDLVKRPVWSHVKSKSLNLLNLLFVRRNVDLPISFDRLIMRSNLMLQSNDNKFLKLACVEALGPIVGKLYSQKHHSDLRELTIVHEWITRVRSLVDDNMEYPARRAALYSLIAFGQTCEISRGHISDSTEFEALLLIFHFLSDDDSGLRTLASKYLSGNILGVNYTLIPAMAENRMVQWISKTLKENNEFVSLIFDSKIFPVADSKKRFEDLFTGNELLFSFEKQNLYRDEISSSNQLNAILKCMNPAILSASVTAFAHVIERNVRDVLDWLDNKRPVDGCFGWSTDQQKVEFVYENFKTFATLLEIGALSDKSELTQKLSDLCLDDNLQIHPIIVHLVENLLSI, from the coding sequence ATGACAGTAAACTCACTGGCATTCCTCGATTCCCAACCTACGGTGCTTTCTAAGGATAATCTGAAGGATCTTAAGACTTATCTAATTAAGAACACCAACTACCTTGATGAAGAAACtggaaaaatcaacattCTTGACAGGGTATTTCCTGTGTTGATTCTCTgcttgaagaagaattccCGGGAAGGTGATAAGGCTGGATATGGAACAATATCCTACGATACTTTCTCTATCTGGTTGTCTAGAGCAACACATTTGGTCAAAACAAATGGATTAGAACATCCTGAAATTAGAGAAGAGTTAGACTCGATGATAACTACCGAAATAGCTGATGAGCTTTACGATCGAGTCATTAATTTATGGTCTGATTCGGGAGCTCCTCTTAGTAATGCCTTGAATGAAATGTTTACAAAACTTATATCATTTATTAGAGTGATGAAAGAACCATCACTAAGGAActcaatatttgaaaaatggatttTGAAAACTTTGGAGATACCTTATTCAAGAAGGgtcttttactttttgaTTGAACTTTTATACAAAGAAGTTGATTCTCCGATGTTTATTCTTGTCCATGAGCCACTATTTGTTAGATCTTCACTCTCTTTTATTTGGTCTAACTCTTTATCAACCAATATTGGAAAATCTGTTTCAATGGTCTTACGTCGTGCTTATAAAGAATTTGAAAACGAGGACAAATGGATCCAGCTGTGGAAGGATGATGTACTATATGCTCTTCTAAGTAGGGAGTTGCAGCCTGGAATTGAAACATATCTTCTTCCACATTTGTTTAGAATCTCAAAGTCGGCCACTAGACAATTTCTAAAATATGTTTCTGAATTATGTCCGATTTCAACATTACTAGGCTGCCTTACTGTGGCACAAAATACGTCAATTATTGTCGAACCTTTTGATGGAGATAATGCTATAATTTCAATAGATCAGGTAAAAGATCTTTTGATGCAGGATAATAAATACTTTAAAGTTACAGCTTTTAAATTGTTGGTTACATCACCTAAGCCATCGAGCCCTATAAAGCCATACATTTATGATATAATTCAGTGTTGCACGGACTCGTTTTTCTGCGAAATGGATATAGAGACGAGAAATAAGATCATCTCattgttgaaattcttTATATCTAGAATAAGGGACTCTACCCATAAGCTTGATAGAGACTgcaagaagatgataaattCACAACAAGACAAATTTAGGGTAGAGATCgagcaaaaaagaattgcAATTAATCTTGCGGAGAAGTTTTTGAATAGATTGTTGAATGATACTTTGTTTAACTTAAGACCTGGTTCCTCTCATCAGCGAAAGGCATTTGCATTTATGGTGTTGCTATTGCTTATTAGATCAGGATTGGATTCAAGACTTGAACCTTTACATCACGACAAATTCAAGATAGTTGAGTATCCATTtcatattcaaatatattcctCAGATCTCTTAAGAACTATGATCGATAATATAACAGATGATTATGGTGACAACAGAATTGATTCTGTGAGAATTTTATCGATGTCGCCTATTTCCATAAACCAAAAGCTTTTAAGCCTTGCAACAGAGAGAGCATTCGTTTACttgcaaaatatgaagGGTAAAACTGTGGATTCAGGGGCTCGATATTTTGCCTTTTTGTTCAAATATTACCAATCACACGAAGAATATGATAAATGTATACTGATACTACAAACACTCGAGGGCATGTTAGTCAATGGAATTGACGACGCGAAAAATAATCTAGCGGAGGCTTGCTTCAAGTCTAATATTcatggcttttttttaacttttgGACTCCTTTTTGAAATCATAGATTTCGAAAGATTcggaaaatatgaatatgtgAATCGATTGATTGATTCACTAGTACAAAATGCAATAGCTTCTTGGAAAGTAACCCGGGAAGTTCTTCAACACGATTCACCTGAAGGAAATCTCccagaagaaattgaaaataactACAGTTCCAAATTGGAGGCACAATATGGTAAAGGAACGCAAGTTATATCAAGTTACGCTTGGCGAACTTTGAAGGAATCTTCGGTTCTTCTTGATTCATTAATCAACAATGCACCATTAAAGTCAGATTTAATCCTTCTTATTGGGCCTTTGCTTAGAGAGCAGTTAGCAACCATTCGTCATAGGGGTGCATTTTCTGCTGTATACCCAACATATGTTTCCTGTTGTTTGAAATGTAGGAAGATTCCAGAGCTACGGTTTCTGGGCCGAAAATGGTTGGATAAAGACCTTGAGTTGGTCACCGAAAAATCAGACTTTATTACACGTCGTTCGGCAGGCATTCCCTATTTGATTACAGGTAACCTTACTGCAAATCCAGAGTTGATTGGAAAAACTTTTAAAACGCTCGAAGAAGTTGCACATATAGTAGCGGATCCAGCCCAAACAATGGAAAACGTGAACTTGCCGCAAGTGAATGCTTTTAATTGTATGAAGGCGATTTTTATCGATAAAGCTCTTTCAAACGTCTCTATGGATTATATCAATGACTGTATGCAACTCTCCTTAGTATCATTTGAGTCACCAATCTGGGCCATTCGAAATTGTGCAATGATGCTTTTTACCGCTTTGGACAACCGgatgttttcttcaagaaagGTGCACAATAATTTTACATCAGGATATCCTGCCAAAATGTTCTTTGCTAAAtttagttctattaaagagACCTTCCTTATGAATCTTAAAGAGGCCGCTGACTCCAATGTTGATAATTTGAAGCAGATTGAACGAAcatttccaattttgaCTATTATGGGTCGTCTAGAACCATCCCCAGATAACAATGGCATGGATGCCTTTAAACCATTAATTCTTAAATGGTTACACAGTAAACAATGGAAGGTCCGGGAGATGGCAGCAAGATCTCTTCCTGCTTTATTTGCTTCCGATAAGGATCTTGCCGAGgaacttcatcatcaattggATATGCTTGCTGATATGTTGAACAAGGGTAATATAAATGGTGCACATGGCTCTTTACTCGCTGCAATAGAACTTCTCAAAAGAATTTGTGCAAACACAATTACTCATACGAGAAATGGTTTGCCTAGCAGTGCAAAAGATGCTAACAGCCTAGTTATGGGGGCCAAAATGGAAGCTTTGGATAAATTGGACATTGTACTTTCATCGAAGTCTCACGCAATTGCCCTTGAATATTTTAAGCTACTAGATATATTTCCAGATATTATCGAGTTCGATAGTGAAGTAAAGCGAATTTCTAGGTGGCTTGAAGTAGAGTTGGTTGCTGATCATAAATTGGAGGGTCTTCGGAATTTAGCTGTCTCAAAAGTCAGTATGATTCTTCTTAAAACTTCCATTCAAGGATATCAGAGCAAAGAAGGGCATTGCTCTTTTCAGAGTATCATTCATAGGTGTATGAAGTCTGATATGTACGAGGTGCATCTTGAAATCATTGACTTTTGCTGCCACAATGAAGACAAACTTAAGGATGCAGAAATCTCATCTTTGATCAGTGAAATTTGGGATCTTGTTAAAAGACCTGTTTGGAGTCATGTGAAATCGAAGTCattaaatttgttgaatttaCTTTTCGTTAGAAGAAATGTTGATTTGCCAATCTCTTTCGATAGGCTTATAATGCGATCGAATCTGATGTTGCAGTCCAACGATAATAAGTTTTTAAAACTTGCTTGTGTTGAAGCATTGGGGCCTATTGTTGGAAAGTTGTACAGCCAGAAGCATCATTCAGATTTAAGAGAATTAACTATTGTCCATGAATGGATTACTAGGGTTAGATCATTGGTTGACGATAATATGGAATACCCAGCGAGAAGGGCCGCATTATATTCTTTAATAGCGTTCGGTCAAACTTGTGAAATAAGCAGGGGACACATCTCAGACTCTACAGAATTTGAAGCTTtacttttaatttttcattttctaagtgatgatgattctggGCTTAGAACTTTAGCGTCAAAATACCTTTCAGGCAATATTTTAGGTGTGAATTATACACTTATTCCAGCAATGGCAGAAAATAGGATGGTGCAGTGGATATCAAAAACattgaaggaaaataatgaatttgTTTCTCTTATTTTTGATTCGAAGATTTTCCCGGTTGCAGATTCAAAGAAGAGATTTGAAGATTTATTTACTGGTAACGAGCTTTTGTTTAGTTTCGAAAAGCAGAATCTATACAGAGATGAAATTTCCAGTTCAAACCAGTTGAATGCAATTTTAAAATGCATGAATCCTGCGATACTATCGGCTAGTGTGACAGCCTTTGCGCATGtaatagaaagaaatgtGCGTGATGTTTTGGACTGGTTGGATAATAAACGACCTGTGGATGGATGCTTTGGCTGGTCAACAGATCAACAAAAAGTTGAGTTTGTTtatgaaaatttcaagacATTTGCCACTTTACTGGAAATAGGTGCTCTTTCTGATAAAAGTGAGTTAACTCAAAAACTTTCTGATCTATGTCTCGATGATAACCTTCAAATCCACCCAATCATCGTTCATCTTGTTGAAAACTTGCTATCCATTTAA